One Candidatus Cloacimonadota bacterium DNA segment encodes these proteins:
- a CDS encoding NAD(P)/FAD-dependent oxidoreductase has product MNIQNRFHTIIIGAGASGLMCARSAGQRGKRILVLDHEEKVGKKILISGGGKCNFTNLNIEAGNYLSQNSHFCKSALSRFSPYDFIFLLDKYEIPYSEKEAGQLFCKKNSADVLKILLSECESANVKIFTNCLVEKIEKRKEFIVTTNLGIFYSQSIVIATGGLSLPEIGATGFGYDVAKQFGLNINAPKPGLVPLKLSEDDFKKFSELSGVSADVCVSCNGHSFTGSLLITHNGLSGPVILQISNYWKIGDEIIIDFLPNYDLKNEIGKWQKENPKATLSNRIGTVISKRLAKQLLSTFCWNKPVDQYNQGEIENIADKFHKWRILPSGTAGYKKAEVTRGGVDTNELSSKTFECKKIAGLYFIGEVLDVTGWLGGYNLHWAWASGYCAGQFV; this is encoded by the coding sequence ATGAATATTCAGAATCGGTTTCACACAATTATCATTGGGGCGGGTGCATCAGGATTGATGTGTGCCAGATCTGCCGGACAAAGAGGGAAACGGATTCTCGTTTTGGATCATGAAGAGAAAGTTGGAAAAAAAATTCTTATTTCCGGGGGAGGAAAATGTAATTTCACGAATTTGAATATTGAAGCCGGAAATTATCTCTCCCAAAATTCCCATTTTTGCAAATCAGCATTGAGCCGATTTTCCCCCTATGATTTTATTTTTCTTTTGGATAAATATGAAATTCCTTACAGTGAAAAAGAAGCCGGGCAACTTTTTTGTAAAAAAAATTCAGCAGATGTGCTAAAAATTTTGTTATCTGAATGTGAATCGGCAAACGTAAAGATATTCACAAATTGTTTGGTGGAAAAAATAGAAAAGAGGAAAGAATTTATTGTTACCACAAATCTGGGAATTTTTTATTCGCAATCAATTGTAATCGCCACCGGTGGTTTGTCACTTCCCGAAATCGGAGCCACAGGTTTTGGTTATGACGTGGCGAAGCAATTTGGACTTAATATCAACGCACCAAAACCCGGCTTGGTTCCCCTAAAATTATCTGAAGATGATTTCAAAAAATTTAGTGAATTGTCCGGCGTATCAGCCGATGTATGCGTTTCTTGTAATGGACATTCATTCACAGGTTCGCTACTGATTACACATAATGGATTGAGCGGTCCGGTAATTTTGCAAATTTCAAATTATTGGAAAATTGGAGATGAAATAATCATTGATTTTCTACCTAATTATGATTTGAAGAATGAGATTGGCAAGTGGCAGAAAGAAAATCCCAAAGCCACTTTAAGTAATCGGATTGGAACCGTGATCTCAAAACGTCTTGCTAAGCAATTGCTCTCAACATTTTGTTGGAACAAACCGGTTGATCAATACAATCAAGGGGAAATTGAAAATATTGCAGATAAATTTCACAAGTGGAGAATTTTGCCCTCCGGAACAGCGGGTTATAAAAAAGCAGAAGTAACAAGGGGCGGGGTGGACACTAACGAGTTATCATCAAAAACATTTGAGTGCAAAAAGATTGCCGGGCTTTATTTTATTGGTGAAGTTCTGGATGTAACCGGCTGGTTGGGCGGATATAATTTGCATTGGGCTTGGGCTTCCGGGTATTGTGCCGGACAATTTGTGTGA